The DNA window CACAGCACAACGTAACAACACGAAGTAACTGCACCTACGAACCAAAGGAAGCCCATGAGAACGATCGCATACCGCCACGCCGCAGGCGTCGGCATGGCCGCCGTCGCGCTGATCACTGTGAGCTGCAGCAGTGGCAAGAGCGTCGACGCGTCGGCGCCGCCTCAGGCCAAGGTGAGCGCCACCTCCACGTCCCAAGCCCCGGCGCAGCCCTCCGAGGTAAAGATCATCGGGGAGCGCGACGTCGAGGTGACTCTCACCGGCCCGATCGCTGCCAAGTACTCGTCGGCAACCCAGGATCAGCGGCAGGCTCTCGGCAAACCATTGACGGGTGACCGCAACGCGGGCACACGGGAGAGCGGCGTGGTATTTCAGCAGTTCCAGGGCGGCGCGATTACCGCCAGAAACGGTGAGGCCGGCACGCCCGCCTATATCATCCTGGGCAAGATCCGGGAGGCCTGGAACGTCCCACGCAGCCCGGACGGCGTGCCTGCCGTCAGTGGCACTAACGGTTCGGCAGGTCCGCTCGGGTTGCCCATCAGCGACCAGAACGCCGTCGGCGATCTGCTCGTGTCGAACTTCGAGCACGGCAGCATCGGGTACAACCCGAAGACCGGCCAGGTCGAGGTGACGGTGAACGGCAAAGCCGTACCACCCGGGCTGTAGCCCGAATCAGGCGTTCAGCGCGGAAAGACTTGAGCTGCAAGCAAGGAGCAGTTTGCTGGTAACCCGCCGTATTACTGCTCATGTGGTCGCCGTGGAACCGTGAGCGACACTGACGGGGCGATGCTGAATTACCGCTCGACGTGGCGATTCTCGCGCGGGGCAGGCCAGAAAGTGGCGCTCATCGACGCCGGGGTGAACCGTCACCCGACGACCTGCCTGAGACAGGGGCGCCGCCAGCCGAGAATGCTGGCGCGGAGCACGACTCTGTGCTGCGACCGTTAAGGATCGTTACCGCAATCGTGATTTTCGCACTCGTATCATTGGATTTACCAGAAGTCCAAAGCTTTCGGCCTCAGATAACGCCGATCGACGTCCGCAAGCCTGGGGGGCTGATATGACGACCGCAATCGCCGAGCACCAGCCAGCGCAGGGAGAAGGCGCGTCCCACGCGCGCGACGATGTCACTTTGGCGGTCGCAAGACTCAACGCTATTGCCTGGCGGGGGGACACCGTTCTCGCCGAATTGAAGCCGCGCTGGCGACCCACGGAAGAAGATATCGTGCGCGCGTCGATCACGGTAATTTTCGTAGCCCTGGTCGCGGTGATCGGCATCGCCGCGGGCGCGATCTTGACCATGGGCTAGCAGTGGATAGGGCGCGTGGCCTTCAGGCAGCGCGAGAGGATTCGATCAGACGTAGATTATCGGCGAACTCGGCTGTGGTGCAACAGGTCTCGACATTCCGCTTAAATGCATTGC is part of the Mycobacterium mantenii genome and encodes:
- a CDS encoding LGFP repeat-containing protein; its protein translation is MRTIAYRHAAGVGMAAVALITVSCSSGKSVDASAPPQAKVSATSTSQAPAQPSEVKIIGERDVEVTLTGPIAAKYSSATQDQRQALGKPLTGDRNAGTRESGVVFQQFQGGAITARNGEAGTPAYIILGKIREAWNVPRSPDGVPAVSGTNGSAGPLGLPISDQNAVGDLLVSNFEHGSIGYNPKTGQVEVTVNGKAVPPGL